From one Flavobacteriales bacterium genomic stretch:
- a CDS encoding adenylate kinase, which translates to MSKLNIVLFGPPGAGKGTQSEFLINRYNLVHLSTGDILRAEKDAGTELGLMAQEIMGRGELVSDDIVIGMIRNKIEANNDAQGFIFDGFPRTKAQAEALDGMLNAKSEPITVMLALEVPEEELVKRLLGRGATSGRADDRDEAVIRTRIREYEGKTAPLKDYYSAQGKFKAIDGVGSIEEITQRLIQAVG; encoded by the coding sequence ATGAGCAAACTGAACATCGTCCTCTTCGGCCCTCCGGGCGCCGGCAAGGGCACACAGAGTGAATTCCTCATCAATCGATACAACCTCGTGCACCTGAGCACGGGCGATATCCTCCGCGCCGAGAAGGATGCGGGCACCGAGCTTGGCCTGATGGCGCAGGAGATCATGGGCCGAGGCGAGCTCGTCAGCGACGACATCGTGATCGGCATGATCCGCAACAAGATCGAAGCGAACAACGATGCCCAGGGCTTCATCTTCGATGGCTTCCCGCGCACCAAGGCACAGGCCGAAGCGCTCGACGGCATGCTGAACGCGAAGAGCGAGCCCATCACGGTGATGCTCGCGCTCGAAGTTCCCGAGGAGGAACTGGTGAAGCGCCTCTTGGGCCGTGGCGCCACCAGCGGCCGCGCCGACGACCGCGACGAGGCCGTGATCCGCACCCGCATCCGCGAGTACGAGGGCAAGACCGCGCCGCTGAAGGACTACTATTCGGCCCAAGGCAAGTTCAAGGCGATCGATGGGGTGGGCAGCATCGAGGAGATCACCCAGCGGTTGATTCAAGCTGTTGGTTGA
- a CDS encoding glycosyltransferase, with product MKVTLITVCRNVALVIAETLDSVLGQTHSDIELIVIDGASTDGTVEILERYRSAPGKRGIDILVSEPDKGIYDAMNKGLARATGDVIGFVNAGDQLMTKDTIAQVVAAFQRSHTDAVYGDIIMVDEKDIFRVHRTWLSGTYHRENFRKGWMPPHVGTFIRKSVYDRFGHFNTDLRIGADYEILLRFLYKHQVPTIHLREVLVRFRLGGMSNGNLKLILRANREVRRSWGLNGLKAPPLLVTRKLWSKVMQFFH from the coding sequence TTGAAAGTCACCCTCATCACCGTCTGTCGAAACGTGGCTCTCGTGATCGCGGAGACGCTCGATAGCGTGCTTGGCCAGACGCATTCGGACATCGAACTCATCGTGATCGATGGCGCGAGCACGGACGGCACGGTTGAGATCCTGGAGCGTTATCGCAGCGCGCCGGGTAAGCGCGGCATCGATATCCTCGTGAGCGAGCCCGACAAGGGCATCTACGACGCCATGAACAAGGGCCTAGCGCGCGCCACGGGCGATGTCATCGGCTTCGTGAACGCCGGTGATCAGCTCATGACTAAGGACACCATCGCGCAAGTGGTCGCGGCTTTCCAGCGCAGCCACACCGATGCCGTCTATGGCGACATCATCATGGTCGATGAGAAGGACATCTTCCGTGTGCACCGCACCTGGCTCAGCGGCACTTACCACCGCGAGAACTTCCGCAAGGGCTGGATGCCGCCGCACGTGGGCACCTTCATCCGCAAGAGCGTGTACGACCGCTTCGGCCACTTCAACACGGATCTGCGCATCGGCGCCGACTACGAGATCCTGCTGCGCTTCCTGTACAAGCACCAAGTGCCCACCATCCATCTACGCGAAGTGCTCGTGCGCTTCAGGTTGGGCGGCATGAGCAATGGCAACCTGAAGCTCATCCTGCGCGCCAATCGCGAGGTGCGCCGCTCATGGGGCCTCAATGGGCTGAAGGCGCCGCCGTTGCTTGTCACCCGCAAGCTCTGGAGCAAGGTGATGCAGTTCTTTCATTGA
- a CDS encoding S-adenosylmethionine:tRNA ribosyltransferase-isomerase has protein sequence MHPRELTIADFTYELPEGRIAQQPLAERDASRLLVWRDGRINDRRFRELPEELPRGALLVLNETKVVNARLIFRRSSGARIEVLCLSPSPGAPVELALAHTGSSLWHCFIGNAKRWKEGEELVLSSGGVEITATRAGNDKVRFNWRPLGKTFAQVLEALGHVPLPPYMKRADAPTDKERYNTVFAERPGSVAAPTASLHFTPAMLESLQALGIDTTRLTLHVGAGTFLPVKSERMEGHTMHEEEVSVTRAAIKLILERWGRSPIIAVGTTALRTLESLYWHGLMLVNGAADADLRIRQWEPYEASGEPRSPLECLEAVLADLDRRGADRLTGRTQLLIAPGYRFRVVDGLITNFHQPQSTLLLLVAAFVGPDWRRIYAHALAKGYRFLSYGDASLLWRADRLSTVEA, from the coding sequence ATGCATCCGCGCGAGCTCACCATCGCCGATTTCACCTACGAGCTGCCCGAGGGGCGCATCGCGCAGCAGCCCCTTGCGGAGCGCGATGCGAGCAGATTGCTCGTATGGCGCGATGGCCGGATCAACGACCGCCGGTTCCGCGAGCTGCCGGAGGAATTGCCACGAGGAGCGCTGCTGGTGCTGAACGAGACCAAGGTGGTGAATGCGCGGCTCATCTTCCGCCGCAGCTCCGGAGCGCGCATCGAGGTGCTTTGCCTTTCACCTTCGCCGGGCGCCCCGGTCGAACTCGCCTTGGCGCACACGGGATCGAGCCTTTGGCATTGCTTCATCGGCAATGCGAAGCGCTGGAAGGAAGGGGAGGAGCTGGTGCTTTCGTCTGGCGGCGTGGAGATCACCGCAACGCGTGCGGGCAACGATAAGGTGCGCTTCAATTGGCGGCCTTTGGGGAAGACCTTCGCCCAGGTGCTCGAAGCGCTGGGCCATGTGCCCCTGCCTCCCTACATGAAGCGTGCGGATGCCCCAACGGACAAGGAGCGGTATAACACGGTGTTCGCGGAGCGTCCGGGATCGGTGGCTGCGCCGACGGCCAGCCTGCATTTCACACCCGCCATGCTGGAATCCCTGCAAGCACTGGGCATTGACACCACACGTCTCACCCTGCACGTCGGGGCGGGGACCTTCCTGCCCGTGAAGAGCGAGCGCATGGAGGGGCACACGATGCATGAGGAAGAGGTGAGCGTGACGCGCGCGGCCATCAAGCTGATCCTGGAGCGCTGGGGCCGCTCACCGATCATCGCTGTAGGCACCACGGCACTGCGCACGCTCGAGAGCCTCTACTGGCATGGGTTGATGCTCGTGAACGGTGCTGCGGATGCGGATCTGCGTATCCGGCAATGGGAGCCGTATGAGGCATCGGGTGAGCCGCGATCGCCGCTCGAGTGCTTGGAGGCGGTGCTCGCCGATCTCGACCGCCGAGGCGCTGATCGGCTCACTGGCCGCACGCAGCTGCTCATCGCCCCCGGGTACCGCTTCCGGGTGGTCGATGGGCTGATCACCAACTTCCATCAGCCGCAGAGCACCTTGCTGCTGCTCGTGGCCGCTTTCGTGGGGCCGGACTGGCGGCGCATCTACGCTCACGCCCTGGCCAAGGGCTATCGTTTCCTCAGTTACGGCGATGCCTCGCTGCTCTGGCGGGCGGACAGGCTTTCAACCGTGGAAGCATGA
- the wcaF gene encoding colanic acid biosynthesis acetyltransferase WcaF codes for MNARPTVDLSRFDNSKTFDPGAGVVKRTLWYFTNALFFLNPLFPLRSPKPYLLRLFGARVGTGVVIHPGVNIKFPWKLRIGDHCWIGQRVWLDNLDMLTIGNNVVISQGAMIIQGSHDYKKVDYPTYSKPVVLEDGSWVGAGAIITLGVTLKSHSVLAVGSVATKDLEAYTIYQGNPAVAVRERVIAQG; via the coding sequence ATGAACGCGCGCCCCACCGTCGACCTGTCCCGCTTCGACAACTCGAAGACCTTCGATCCCGGCGCGGGCGTGGTGAAGCGCACGCTCTGGTACTTCACCAACGCGCTCTTCTTCCTCAATCCGCTCTTTCCGTTGCGGTCGCCCAAGCCTTACTTGCTGCGCCTGTTCGGGGCCCGGGTGGGGACGGGGGTGGTCATCCATCCGGGCGTGAACATCAAGTTCCCGTGGAAGCTGCGCATCGGCGATCATTGCTGGATCGGCCAGCGCGTGTGGCTTGACAACCTCGATATGCTCACCATCGGCAATAACGTCGTCATCAGTCAGGGTGCCATGATCATTCAAGGCAGCCACGATTACAAGAAGGTCGATTACCCGACTTACAGCAAGCCCGTGGTTCTTGAGGACGGTAGTTGGGTTGGAGCAGGGGCCATCATCACGCTCGGCGTAACATTGAAGAGCCATAGCGTGCTGGCTGTAGGCAGCGTGGCCACCAAGGACCTAGAGGCGTACACGATCTATCAGGGGAATCCGGCGGTGGCGGTGCGGGAACGGGTGATTGCTCAAGGCTGA
- a CDS encoding CrcB family protein — MNTWIAIFIGGGLGSVARFGITRLVLAIGLKGAFPWATLLSNVLATGILAWLILRMQPQFEGRDALKAMLAVGFCGGFSTFSTFSYENFLLLREGQTLMAAANIVMSVVACLAVFHIVARSA, encoded by the coding sequence ATGAACACTTGGATCGCGATCTTCATCGGTGGCGGCCTCGGCAGCGTGGCGCGCTTCGGCATTACGCGCTTGGTGCTGGCCATCGGCCTGAAGGGCGCCTTCCCCTGGGCCACGCTCCTCTCCAATGTGCTCGCCACGGGGATACTCGCATGGCTCATTCTCCGCATGCAGCCTCAGTTCGAGGGCCGCGATGCGCTCAAGGCCATGCTTGCTGTCGGTTTCTGCGGCGGCTTCAGCACCTTCAGCACCTTCAGCTATGAGAACTTCCTGCTGCTGCGCGAAGGGCAGACATTGATGGCAGCAGCCAACATCGTCATGAGCGTGGTCGCTTGCCTGGCCGTGTTCCATATCGTTGCACGCAGTGCGTAA
- a CDS encoding S8 family peptidase, with the protein MRTFTALACSLLVSFLIAQPKMPATTRADIALLKALTEKEPDARKLTELAQGVHPVALVHGRCMVGFLAKEDAGFDPTDAASAHVTIGARVGGIVSIRVDAYHLEDALSIPGISYLELAGQARPDMDKVLWTTRADSVHRGINLPMPYTGRDVLIGICDWGFDYTHPDLYDTLLTQSRIRAAWDQYKQSGPSPTGFPYGTEYGSAAELMAAGSDTANIYSYHYHGTHVAGIAGGSGAGTPYRGVAFESQFLLATWLIDAAAVMDCYAWMKQIADADQKRLVINQSWGLHHIGTLDGNSLLSQAIDALSAQGVVFVNSAGNNGDVQFHLKKAFTGDTLRSRIQFYNYTANANMWGQSISLWGEAGQAFSAGFLVTNNSNQVQAESPWYYTATQQPYFDSLIVVGTDTVFFNLTADAAHPLNGRPHFRLRVKNRSAYLKVVLKATATSGTVHAWNVTELVTDVGNWGQAFQASMAGWAAGDTQYGISEPATTESLISVAAFSSEYLLSNGSVQGGTIASFSSFGPTLDERVKPDIAAPGMSVSSAISSFTDASYNPNQTITFQGQPYTFARLSGTSMSSPVVAGIAALLLDADPTLTPAQVKDVIKSTARTDVHTGVIPAGGSLRWGMGKVNAYRAITEALGVVAVPGLGALEIGIWPNPASSELFVAWPFVAARARISIADAAGRLVLEQGAVSASMLLVDVSALARGSYMLTVQADDARTLAPFVKH; encoded by the coding sequence ATGCGAACCTTCACCGCCCTCGCGTGCTCACTTCTTGTCTCCTTCTTGATCGCGCAGCCCAAGATGCCCGCGACCACCAGGGCCGACATCGCTTTGCTGAAGGCCCTGACCGAAAAGGAACCGGACGCGCGCAAGCTCACGGAACTCGCCCAAGGCGTTCATCCGGTTGCGCTGGTGCATGGTCGCTGCATGGTGGGCTTCCTGGCGAAGGAAGATGCGGGATTCGACCCGACCGATGCAGCGAGCGCGCACGTCACGATCGGTGCTCGGGTCGGCGGCATCGTTTCCATCCGTGTCGATGCCTACCACCTCGAGGATGCGCTCTCGATCCCCGGGATCAGCTACCTCGAATTGGCCGGCCAGGCCCGGCCCGACATGGATAAGGTGCTCTGGACCACGCGCGCCGATAGCGTCCATCGCGGCATCAACCTGCCCATGCCCTACACCGGCCGTGATGTGCTCATCGGCATCTGCGACTGGGGCTTCGACTACACGCATCCTGACCTCTACGACACGCTGCTCACGCAATCACGGATCCGCGCTGCCTGGGACCAGTACAAGCAGAGCGGGCCATCGCCGACCGGATTCCCCTATGGAACGGAGTACGGCAGTGCTGCTGAATTGATGGCCGCTGGTTCCGATACGGCGAACATCTACAGCTACCACTACCACGGCACGCACGTGGCGGGCATCGCAGGTGGAAGCGGCGCCGGGACGCCCTATCGCGGGGTGGCCTTCGAGTCTCAATTCCTGCTGGCCACCTGGCTGATCGATGCTGCCGCCGTGATGGATTGCTACGCCTGGATGAAACAGATAGCCGATGCCGACCAGAAGCGCCTCGTGATCAACCAGAGCTGGGGGCTGCATCACATCGGCACACTCGATGGCAACTCCCTCCTGAGCCAGGCCATCGATGCGCTCTCGGCCCAAGGTGTGGTCTTCGTGAATTCGGCCGGCAACAACGGCGATGTGCAGTTCCACCTGAAGAAGGCCTTCACCGGCGACACGCTCCGCTCGCGCATCCAGTTCTACAACTACACCGCCAATGCGAACATGTGGGGGCAGAGCATCAGCCTGTGGGGTGAGGCCGGACAAGCCTTCAGCGCCGGCTTCCTCGTCACCAACAACAGCAATCAGGTGCAGGCCGAATCGCCGTGGTACTACACAGCCACGCAGCAGCCGTATTTCGACAGCCTGATCGTGGTGGGCACCGACACGGTCTTCTTCAACCTGACCGCCGATGCGGCGCATCCGCTCAATGGCCGCCCGCACTTCAGGCTCCGGGTGAAGAACCGCAGCGCGTATTTGAAAGTGGTGCTGAAGGCCACCGCCACCAGCGGCACCGTGCATGCGTGGAACGTCACCGAGCTGGTGACCGATGTGGGCAATTGGGGACAGGCCTTTCAAGCCTCCATGGCGGGCTGGGCAGCGGGCGATACCCAGTACGGCATCAGCGAGCCGGCCACGACCGAGAGCCTGATCAGCGTGGCGGCATTCAGCAGCGAGTACCTCTTGAGCAATGGCAGCGTGCAAGGCGGCACCATCGCCTCATTCTCCTCATTCGGGCCTACCCTCGATGAACGCGTGAAGCCCGACATCGCTGCCCCGGGGATGAGCGTGTCTTCGGCCATCAGCTCCTTCACCGATGCGAGCTACAACCCCAACCAGACCATCACCTTCCAAGGCCAGCCCTACACGTTCGCGCGCCTCTCGGGCACCAGCATGTCGTCGCCCGTGGTGGCGGGCATCGCAGCGCTGCTGCTCGATGCCGACCCAACGCTCACACCAGCCCAAGTGAAGGATGTTATCAAATCGACCGCGAGGACGGACGTGCACACGGGCGTGATCCCGGCTGGCGGCAGCTTGCGCTGGGGCATGGGCAAGGTGAATGCCTATCGCGCGATCACCGAAGCGCTCGGGGTCGTAGCGGTGCCGGGCCTGGGTGCACTGGAGATCGGCATTTGGCCGAATCCGGCCTCCTCCGAGCTGTTCGTGGCCTGGCCATTCGTGGCAGCGCGGGCGCGGATATCCATTGCCGATGCTGCCGGACGCTTGGTGCTGGAGCAAGGGGCGGTGTCCGCTTCTATGCTGCTGGTCGATGTGTCCGCGCTCGCGCGGGGCTCGTACATGCTCACGGTCCAGGCCGATGATGCCCGCACCTTGGCGCCTTTCGTGAAGCACTGA
- a CDS encoding phosphatase PAP2 family protein, which translates to MSIWERLDAIDREAFLAINGAHSPFFDDLMEAASSMVLWFPVYAFFLWVILKRHGDRAVLWSLPLIAVMILFSDKGSVVLFKETVERLRPCHEPSLTGLVHLVYKDCGGQFGFVSSHASNHFAIAVFMISVLNRSPRWAVSALLAWAGIIAYSRVYLGVHYPGDVLVGGLYGATIGSLSALTFHRVIAKPRPSTA; encoded by the coding sequence ATGAGCATTTGGGAACGCCTCGACGCCATCGACCGCGAGGCCTTCCTGGCGATCAACGGCGCGCATTCCCCGTTCTTTGATGATCTCATGGAAGCCGCCAGCAGCATGGTGCTGTGGTTCCCGGTCTATGCCTTCTTCCTCTGGGTCATCCTCAAGCGGCATGGCGATCGCGCGGTGCTCTGGTCGCTGCCGCTGATCGCGGTCATGATCCTCTTCAGCGACAAAGGCTCTGTGGTGCTCTTCAAGGAAACGGTGGAGCGCCTGCGGCCTTGCCACGAGCCATCGCTCACAGGACTTGTCCACTTGGTTTACAAGGATTGCGGAGGTCAATTCGGCTTCGTGTCCTCGCACGCCAGCAATCACTTCGCCATCGCGGTATTCATGATCAGCGTCCTCAACCGCAGCCCGCGCTGGGCGGTGTCGGCCTTGCTCGCATGGGCCGGGATCATTGCCTATAGCCGCGTCTATCTCGGCGTGCATTACCCCGGCGATGTGCTGGTGGGCGGCCTCTATGGGGCAACGATAGGTTCACTTTCGGCGCTCACCTTTCACCGCGTCATCGCGAAGCCACGACCTTCGACGGCATGA
- the hpt gene encoding hypoxanthine phosphoribosyltransferase: MSRVRLHDKDFEPFIPESEVSAAIDRVATRMEQELAGKRPLFIGVLNGAFFFAAELVKRLGIECEVTFVKVASYHGTRSTGKVSDLIGLSERIEGRHVVVLEDIVDTGSTIRHIMDALAEHHPASVRIAALLFKPDAYKQEIPIDFVALNIPNAFVVGSGLDHDGLGRNLPGILKIAEP, translated from the coding sequence ATGAGCCGGGTGCGCCTGCACGACAAGGACTTCGAGCCCTTCATTCCAGAGAGCGAGGTGAGCGCCGCCATCGATCGTGTGGCCACCCGCATGGAGCAGGAGCTTGCGGGGAAGCGGCCCCTCTTCATCGGTGTGCTCAACGGCGCATTCTTCTTCGCCGCTGAATTGGTGAAGCGCCTGGGCATCGAGTGCGAGGTCACCTTCGTGAAGGTGGCCAGCTACCACGGCACCCGGAGCACCGGCAAGGTGAGCGATCTCATCGGCCTGAGCGAGCGCATCGAGGGCCGTCATGTCGTGGTGCTCGAGGATATCGTGGACACCGGAAGCACCATCCGCCACATCATGGACGCGTTGGCCGAGCACCATCCCGCCAGCGTGCGCATCGCTGCATTGCTCTTCAAGCCCGATGCCTACAAGCAGGAGATCCCCATCGATTTCGTGGCGCTCAACATCCCCAACGCCTTCGTGGTGGGCAGCGGCCTCGACCACGACGGACTGGGTCGCAACCTGCCCGGCATCCTCAAGATCGCAGAACCCTGA
- a CDS encoding tetratricopeptide repeat protein translates to MSADRLMQLRAWLAEEPGDAFLRYAIALELKRLGELEQAIASLESLIGEKPEHIPSYYQLAVLLAEQSRFEEAIACCEAGMLRCTVAEDHKARVELAALKEGIADA, encoded by the coding sequence ATGAGCGCCGACCGATTGATGCAGCTGCGGGCCTGGCTTGCCGAAGAGCCGGGCGACGCCTTCTTGCGCTATGCGATCGCTTTGGAGCTGAAACGCCTCGGCGAATTGGAGCAGGCCATCGCCAGCCTTGAATCACTGATCGGCGAGAAGCCGGAGCATATCCCCAGCTACTACCAGCTCGCCGTGCTGCTGGCCGAGCAGAGCCGGTTCGAGGAGGCCATCGCTTGCTGCGAGGCCGGCATGCTGCGCTGCACCGTAGCTGAGGACCACAAGGCTCGGGTCGAACTCGCCGCCTTGAAGGAGGGAATCGCCGACGCATGA
- the obgE gene encoding GTPase ObgE: MNFIDHIRIEARSGKGGKGSAHLRREKYMPKGGPDGGDGGKGGDVILRGNSQLWTLLHLRYTKHVIAEDGAMGTSNQSSGLSGKDVVIEVPLGTVAKDDETGETLFDITEHGQEVILLKGGRGGLGNQHFHSSTFQTPRFAQPGEPGQQKWFKLELKVLADVGLVGFPNAGKSTLLSVITAAKPKIADYAFTTLTPNLGMVPYRDGQSFVMADIPGIIEGAHEGKGLGLRFLRHIERNSVLLFMVPADSNDIKHDYRVLVNELKEYSPELLDKDRLLAITKCDMLDTVMMEQLRKELPKDVDSVLISSVARIGLDELKDKLWKLLHRPVEQRSQFPEWSA; this comes from the coding sequence ATGAACTTCATCGACCACATACGCATCGAGGCCCGCTCTGGCAAGGGCGGCAAAGGCAGCGCGCACCTGCGCCGGGAGAAGTACATGCCCAAGGGAGGTCCGGATGGCGGCGATGGCGGCAAAGGCGGCGATGTGATCCTGCGCGGCAACAGCCAGCTGTGGACCCTGCTGCACCTGCGTTACACCAAGCATGTGATCGCTGAGGACGGTGCCATGGGCACCAGCAATCAGAGCAGCGGGCTGAGCGGCAAGGATGTGGTGATCGAGGTGCCTCTGGGCACCGTGGCCAAGGACGATGAGACCGGAGAAACGCTCTTCGACATCACCGAGCATGGGCAGGAGGTGATCCTGCTAAAGGGCGGCCGCGGAGGGCTCGGCAACCAGCACTTCCACAGCAGCACCTTCCAGACCCCGCGCTTCGCGCAGCCCGGCGAACCCGGTCAGCAGAAGTGGTTCAAGCTGGAGCTGAAGGTGCTGGCCGATGTGGGCCTCGTGGGATTCCCGAATGCCGGCAAGAGCACCTTGCTCAGCGTGATCACGGCCGCCAAGCCGAAGATCGCCGACTATGCCTTCACCACGCTCACGCCCAACCTGGGCATGGTGCCCTACCGCGATGGACAGAGCTTCGTGATGGCCGATATCCCCGGCATCATCGAGGGTGCGCATGAAGGCAAGGGACTCGGCCTGCGCTTCCTTCGCCACATCGAACGCAACAGCGTGCTGCTCTTCATGGTGCCGGCCGACAGTAACGACATCAAGCACGACTACCGCGTGCTGGTGAATGAGCTGAAGGAGTACTCGCCGGAGTTGCTCGACAAGGACCGCCTGCTCGCCATCACCAAGTGCGACATGCTCGATACGGTGATGATGGAGCAACTGCGCAAAGAGCTGCCGAAGGACGTGGACAGCGTGCTCATCAGCAGCGTGGCGCGCATCGGCCTCGATGAACTGAAGGACAAGCTCTGGAAGCTGTTGCACCGGCCCGTGGAGCAGCGGTCGCAATTCCCGGAGTGGAGCGCATGA
- a CDS encoding alkaline phosphatase family protein has translation MLPQGAIAQPPAYQQPPKLIVGIVIDQMRTDYIYRFWDNFGEGGFKRLCTNGAFLRDAHFDYVPTETGPGHASVFTGTVPSRHGVVANDMYVRATGKTLYCAAGPDTILGVGIDSVAGRKSPMNLLATTIADELERRFDGRSRTIGIAFKDRGAILPIGRTGDAAYWFGGGADGAFGTSTWYMRELPSWVQQFNGERLAASYLGRTWDPLLPRDRYHTPLPDDNPYEIPLTGAAAPTLPVDLKALHQASGSTGIIAYTPWGNTLTTDFALAAIEAEQLGADAVTDLLALSYSSPDILGHRVGPRAIELEDLYLRLDQDIARLLEELDKRVGPDAYTLFLTADHAALDVPSYLASLKGSAGYPDAAAMQRGLNAELARRFGPGKWVRAMINEQVFLNDSLIRAKKLYAERVQRAAADFLLTDPLVAEALTARDLSRFTYTDGLRRLLQRGFMPQRSGDVLFAYRPGFFEGYGPAPTKGTTHGSGWNYDTHVPILLFGQGIRPGNVLRRSSITDIVPTISMIVGLTMPDACTGSVITEALLR, from the coding sequence ATGCTGCCGCAAGGAGCAATCGCTCAGCCGCCCGCCTACCAGCAGCCGCCCAAGCTCATCGTCGGCATCGTGATCGACCAGATGCGCACGGACTACATCTACCGCTTCTGGGACAACTTCGGCGAAGGCGGATTCAAACGGCTCTGCACGAATGGCGCCTTCCTCCGCGATGCGCACTTCGATTACGTGCCCACCGAAACCGGGCCGGGGCATGCCAGCGTCTTCACCGGTACCGTGCCATCACGGCACGGCGTGGTGGCCAATGACATGTATGTGCGCGCCACCGGGAAGACGCTCTACTGCGCGGCCGGTCCTGACACGATCCTTGGCGTAGGCATCGATAGCGTAGCCGGGCGCAAGTCGCCAATGAACCTGCTGGCAACGACCATTGCTGATGAGCTTGAGCGCCGCTTCGATGGCCGGAGCCGCACCATCGGAATCGCCTTCAAGGACCGCGGAGCCATCCTGCCTATCGGGCGCACCGGCGATGCGGCGTACTGGTTCGGCGGCGGAGCCGATGGCGCATTCGGCACGAGCACTTGGTACATGCGTGAGTTGCCGTCGTGGGTGCAGCAATTCAACGGCGAGCGCTTGGCGGCCAGCTACCTCGGACGCACATGGGATCCCTTGTTGCCGCGTGATCGATACCACACGCCGCTGCCGGACGACAACCCGTACGAGATACCGCTCACCGGAGCCGCTGCGCCCACCTTGCCGGTTGACCTGAAGGCCTTGCACCAAGCGAGCGGATCCACGGGCATCATCGCTTACACGCCGTGGGGCAATACGCTCACCACGGACTTCGCATTGGCCGCCATTGAAGCCGAGCAGCTCGGTGCCGACGCGGTCACCGACCTGCTCGCGCTCAGCTACAGCAGCCCTGACATCCTCGGCCACCGCGTTGGGCCGCGCGCCATCGAATTGGAGGACCTGTACCTGCGCCTCGATCAGGACATCGCGCGGCTGCTCGAAGAGCTCGATAAGCGGGTGGGACCGGATGCGTACACGCTGTTCCTCACCGCGGATCACGCAGCGCTGGATGTGCCGTCGTACCTCGCTTCATTGAAGGGCAGCGCGGGCTACCCCGACGCGGCGGCCATGCAGCGAGGACTGAATGCCGAGCTCGCGCGGCGCTTCGGGCCTGGCAAGTGGGTGCGCGCCATGATCAACGAGCAGGTCTTCCTGAACGATTCACTGATTCGCGCGAAGAAGCTCTATGCCGAGCGCGTGCAGCGTGCAGCCGCGGATTTCCTGCTCACCGATCCGCTTGTCGCGGAAGCGCTCACCGCGAGGGATCTCTCGCGCTTCACATACACGGATGGCCTGCGGCGCTTGCTCCAGCGCGGCTTCATGCCGCAGCGCAGCGGCGATGTGCTCTTCGCCTATCGTCCGGGCTTTTTCGAGGGGTATGGGCCCGCACCGACCAAAGGCACCACGCACGGCAGCGGCTGGAACTACGACACGCACGTGCCTATCCTTCTCTTCGGTCAAGGCATCCGTCCCGGCAACGTCCTACGGCGCAGCTCCATCACCGACATCGTCCCCACCATCAGCATGATCGTGGGCCTGACGATGCCCGACGCATGCACTGGCTCAGTGATCACCGAGGCGCTGTTACGCTGA